A stretch of Alligator mississippiensis isolate rAllMis1 chromosome 14, rAllMis1, whole genome shotgun sequence DNA encodes these proteins:
- the LOC132244762 gene encoding uncharacterized protein LOC132244762, translated as MSLLGIANPKGYHPDCCIDIKLKPLNKTSYEASKPTIINASMHTLSKCCLSREIIITYALRAGPTPVCIEPEPELWSAILRDWPSNPPFEVEPQGIRIGDYHYAMNKTVRPKGPPANPWVGNVWVALLKESARALTNHSCLLCALTPVSSDEGVPFLPIPLNRTGLIFDWGFNRDFNLSSRFNGSGRLLVAKIKGSICISQQGGGFRVGQSQCQETWISKEVAPRQGAWTHANTSYDTFESLPCLLGEEQVLVWGYNCTHYQNGTKNSLKRGSLTLALMFSRSSIVNETCGLWWICGRWAYRQLPPNWAGTCYLGALIPGVWLVQPTPHDTQTIHPGLYRAKHGTDTSLEKIAAGGSQRWGNNEWPAKRIIQYYDLATWEPVVVGREPTYLTNRIIRLQAVVEIVTNKTATALRLIGSRLTQIRTTVLQNRLALDYLLASEGGVCKKLNLSNCCVEIDDNGELIKDLANDMEKVAHVPVQTWNGWNLDWFTSWLPQTGWIKGVLMALCLLVSILCLLPCMLPCIMTLPRRTVRSVVNRETFVHYQKLAIADTY; from the coding sequence ATGTCCCTTTTAGGTATAGCAAACCCAAAAGGATATCACCCAGACTGTTGCATTGACATAAAGCTTAAGCCCCTAAATAAGACTAGCTATGAGGCTTCAAAGCCTACTATAATCAATGCCTCTATGCATACCCTCTCCAAATGCTGCTTGAGTCGAGAAATTATAATAACGTATGCACTCCGTGCTGGTCCAACACCGGTATGTATAGAGCCAGAACCAGAACTCTGGTCGGCAATCCTCAGAGATTGGCCTTCAAATCCTCCCTTCGAGGTTGAGCCCCAGGGAATCCGCATAGGGGATTATCATTACGCCATGAATAAAACTGTAAGACCTAAAGGTCCACCTGCAAACCCATGGGTGGGAAatgtatgggtggcccttctcaaaGAGTCAGCCCGCGCTCTAACTAACCACAGTTGTCTTCTGTGTGcacttactcctgtttctagtgatgagggagtccctttcctgcctattcccCTCAATAGGACAGGCCTAATCTTTGACTGGGGCTTTAATCGTGATTTTAATCTCTCCTCACGATTTAATGGTTCTGGGAGACTCTTGGTAGCGAAGATTAAAGGATCTATTTGTATTTCCCAACAAGGAGGGGGATTTAGGGTGGGACAGTCACAATGCCAAGAGACATGGATATCTAAGGAGGTTGCCCCTCGCCAAGGTGCTTGGACACATGCAAACACTTCATATGATACGTTTGAAAGCCTCCCTTGTCTCCTGGGTGAGGAACAAGTTTTAGTTTGGGGCTACAATTGCACTCATTATCAAAACGGTacgaaaaactctttaaaaagggGTTCACTAACCTTGGCTTTAATGTTTTCCCGTTCTAGCATCGTAAATGAAACCTGTGGGCTGTGGTGGATTTGCGGGCGATGGGCATATAGGCAGCTTCCCCCCAATTGGGCTGGGACCTGTTATCTAGGGGCTTTGATTCCTGGCGTTTGGCTAGTGCAGCCAACACCTCATGATACTCAAACCATCCACCCTGGGCTTTATCGTGCTAAGCATGGTACTGATACCTCCCTTGAAAAGATAGCCGCAGGAGGGAGTCAACGGTGGGGCAATAATGAATGGCCAGCCAAAAGAATCATTCAATATTATGACCTGGCAACTTGGGAACCAGTTGTGGTTGGAAGGGAGCCCACCTATCTGACTAACCGCATTATCAGACTCCAGGCCGTAGTAGAGATAGTCACTAACAAGACTGCCACAGCCCTCCGCTTAATTGGAAGTCGACTCACCCAGATACGCACCACGGTGCTGCAGAATCGTTTAGCTCTTGACTATTTACTTGCCAGCGAAGGAGGGGTGTGTAAAAAGTTAAACCTGTCcaattgttgtgttgaaattgatgataatggtgaattgataaaagACCTAGCAAATGATATGGAGAAGGTAGCACATGTTCCAGTCCAGACATGGAACGGAtggaaccttgactggttcacATCCTGGCTTCCCCAGACTGGCTGGATAAAGGGAGTGTTGATGGCCTTATGCTTGTTAGTATCAATCCTTTGCTTGCTTCCCTGTATGCTACCATGCATCATGACCCTTCCGAGACGGACTGTTCGATCAGTTGTTAACCGTGAAACGTTTGTacactatcagaaattggctatcgcagacacttattaa